The following coding sequences lie in one Oryctolagus cuniculus chromosome 7, mOryCun1.1, whole genome shotgun sequence genomic window:
- the C7H1orf52 gene encoding UPF0690 protein C1orf52 homolog produces MAAEEKDPLSYFAAYGSSSSGSSGEEDNSEPEETGRRASDAAKSAGGCGNKAEKRLPGPDELFRSVTRPAFLYNPLNKQIDWERHVVKAPEEPPKEFKIWKSNYVPPPETYTAEKKPPPPELDMAIKWSNIYEDNGDDAPQNAKKARLLPEGEETLESDDEKDEHTSKKRKVEPGEPTKKKK; encoded by the exons ATGGCAGCGGAGGAGAAGGACCCTCTGAGCTATTTCGCAGCTTATGGGAGCAGCAGTTCGGGCTCCTCGGGCGAAGAGGATAACAGCGAGCCGGAGGAGACGGGTCGCAGGGCCTCGGATGCGGCGAAGTCGGCGGGCGGCTGCGGGAACAAGGCGGAGAAGCGGCTGCCGGGACCCGACGAGCTGTTCCGGAGCGTGACTCGCCCGGCCTTTCTCTACAACCCGCTCAACAAGCAGATAGACTGGGAGAGGCACGTCGTGAAGGCGCCGGAGGAG CCTCCAAAGGAGTTCAAAATCTGGAAGTCAAACTATGTGCCCCCGCCGGAGACCTACACAGCGGAGAAGAAACCCCCGCCCCCAGAGCTGGACATGGCTATAAAGTGGTCTAACATATACGAGGACAATGGCGATGATGCCCCGCAGAATGCGAAGAAAGCCAGGCTTCTACCGGAAGGGGAGGAGACGCTGGAGTCAG ATGATGAAAAAGATGAACATACTTCTAAAAAGCGCAAAGTAGAACCAGGAGAaccaacaaagaagaaaaaatag